The sequence below is a genomic window from Sander lucioperca isolate FBNREF2018 chromosome 10, SLUC_FBN_1.2, whole genome shotgun sequence.
aAGAGATTTAAACTTCTCTTACTGAACCCAAAACGTCTACCGTGGCCCTAAAGTACAAACCATGTTAGCATCGGTGAGACTGAAACGGAAAGGGTAGGTATGTATTGGACACTGATCCTTGTCCTGATTGGTTGTTTGGAACATAGTACATTTTGGGGTATTTGacactgttatttttttattttatgtattatttaattttgtatttttgttgtgtgatttgctgtcgtgtcgtgttatttgctgtcgtgtcgtgtgatttgctgccgtgtcgtgtgatttgctgtcgtgtcgtgtgatttgctgccgtgtcgtgtgatttgctatcgtgttgtgtgatttgctgtcgtgttgtgtaaGTTGCTatcgtgttgtgtgatttgctatcgtgtcgtgtgatttgctgtcgtgttgtgtaaGTTGCTatcgtgttgtgtgatttgctatcgtgtcgtgtgatttgctgcaGTGTTGTGTAAGTTGCTatcgtgttgtgtgatttgctatcgtgtcgtgtgatttgctgcagtgttgtgtgatttcctatcatgttgtgtgatttgctatcGTGTTGTGAGACttgctgttgtgtgatttgctatcGTGTCGTgttatttgctgtcgtgtcgtgttatttgctgtcgtgtcgtgtgatttgctgtcgtgttgtgtgatttgctatcGTGTCGTgagatttgctgtcgtgttgtgtaaGTTGCTatcgtgttgtgtgatttgctatcgtgtcgtgtgatttgctgccgtgttgtgtgatttgctatcGTGTCGTGTTATTTGCTATCGTGTTGTGTTATTTGCTatcgtgttgtgtgatttgctatcGTGTTGTGTGACttgctgttgtgtgatttgctatcGTGTTGTGTTatctgctgttgtgttgtgtgatttgctatcatgttgtgtgatttgctatcGTGTTGTGTGACttgctgttgtgtgatttgctattGTGTCGTgttatttgctgtcgtgtcgtgttatttgctgtcgtgtcgtgtgatttgctgtcgtgttgtgtgatttgctatcgtgtcgtgtgatttgctgtcgtgttgtgttatttgctatcgtgtcgtgtgatttgctgtcgtgttgtgtaaGTTGCTatcgtgttgtgtgatttgctatcATGTTGTGTAATTTGCTATCGTGTTGTGTGACttgctgttgtgtgatttgctatcGTGTCGTGTTATTTGCTATCGTGTTGTGTTATTTGCTatcgtgttgtgtgatttgctatcGTGTTGAGTGACttgctgttgtgtgatttgctatcGTGTCGTGTTatctgctgttgtgttgtgtgatttgctatcatgttgtgtgatttgctatcGTGTTGTGTGACttgctgttgtgtgatttgctattGTGTCGTgttatttgctgtcgtgtcgtgtgatttgctgttgtgttgtgtgatttgctatcgtgtcgtgtgatttgctgtcgtgttgtgtaaGTTGCTatcgtgttgtgtgatttgctatcATGTTGTGTAATTTGCTATCGTGTTGTGTGACttgctgttgtgtgatttgctatcGTGTCGTGttatttgctgtcgtgtgatttgctgccgtgtcgtgtgatttgctatCGTGTTGTATTATTTGCTATCGTGTTGTGTTATTTGCTAtcatgttgtgtgatttgctatcGTGTTGTGTGACttgctgttgtgtgatttgctatcatgtgtgatttgctgtcgtgttgtgtgatttgctatcatgtcgtgtgatttgctgtcgtgttgtgtaaGTTGCTAtcatgttgtgtgatttgctatcgtgtcgtgtgatttgctgccgtgttgtgtgatttgctatcGTGTCGTGTTATTTGCTATCGTGTTTTGTTATTTGCTatcgtgttgtgtgatttgctatcGTGTTGTGTGACTTGCTTTTGTGTGATTTGCTATCGTGTCGTGTTatctgctgttgtgttgtgtgatttgctatcatgttgtgtgatttgctatcGTGTTGTGTGACttgctgttgtgtgatttgctattgtgttgtgttatttgctgtcgtgtcgtgttatttgctgtcgtgtcgtgtgatttgctgtcgtgttgtgtgatttgctatcgtgtcgtgtgatttgctgtcgtgttgtgtaaGTTGCTatcgtgttgtgtgatttgctatcatgttgtgtgatttgctatcGTGTTGTGTGACttgctgttgtgtgatttgctatcGTGTCGTgttatttgctgtcgtgtcgtgtgatttgctgccgtgtcgtgtgatttgctatcgtgttgtgtgatttgctgtcatgttgtgtAAGTTGCTatcgtgttgtgtgatttgctatcgtgttgtgttatttgctatcgtgttgtgtgatttgctatcGTGTTGTGTGACTTgctgtcgtgtgatttgctatTGTGTCGTGTTatctgctgttgtgttgtgtcatTTGCTAtcatgttgtgtgatttgctatcGTGTTGTGTGACttgctgttgtgtgatttgctatcgtgttgtgttatttgctgtcgtgtcatgttatttgctgtcgtgtcgtgtgatttgctgtcgtgttgtgtgatttgctatcgtgtcgtgtgatttgctgtcgtgttgtgtaaGTTGCTATCGTGTTGTGTTATTTGCTatcgtgttgtgtgatttgctatcGTGTTGTGTGACttgctgttgtgtgatttgctatcatgttgtgttatttgctgtcgtgtcgtgtgatttgctgttgtgtcgtgtgatttgctgtcgtgtcgtgtgatttgctgttgtgtcgtgtgatttgctgtcgtgttgtgtaaGTTGCTatcgtgttgtgtgatttgctatcGTGTCGTGTTATTTGCTATCGtggtttgcacttcagggccaccttACGTTTAAACTGTTACCAGGAACAGAAAATAACACTGCATTAATCTTTTATAAAGCAAGCTCTAGTTTGAAAATACATCTGCCCATTGAATAAACTACTTAAACAGCTATTGTGTATatctttgtttctgtttctgtatttattgtttatttttattaatgtttaatatgtgtgtttgtgtatgtatgcaccattcacCAAGGAAGATTCCACATAGACTAACTACTGCTTCAATAAagtcctttctgattctgaaagcagttgttttggtgaaactgtTCTTTCATTTCGATGTCTTAACTTTAGCTGCATGAAGCTGTGATGAAGTTTAGAGATCGTTTCAATGGTTGTTTCTGGGGGCGGGGCCAGAAGTCGTAAACATTTGGGGGCGGAGCCAGAAGTCGTAAACATTTGGGGGCGGAGCCAGAAGTCAAATATTTGGGGGCGGAGCCAGAAGTCGTAAACATTTGGGGGCGGGGACAGAAGTTGTAAACATTTGGGGGTGGAGCCAGAAGTCGTAAACATTTGGGGGCGGAGCCAGAAGTTGTAAACATTTGGGGACGAGCCAGAAGTCGTAAACATTTGGGGGCGGGGACAGAAGTTGTAAACATTTGGGGGCAGAGACAGAAGTCGTAAACATTTGGGGGCGGGGCCAGAAGTCGTAAACATTTGGAGGCGGAGCcagaagtcataaacatttGGGGGCGGAGCCAGAAGTTGTAAACATTCGGGGGTGGGGCCAGAAGTTGCAACGATTTCTGGGCGGGGCTAGGCGTTTTAAACATCTGGGGGCGGAGCCAGAAGTCGTAAACATTTGGGgcttaaggctgatttatggttctgcggacgctccacgcagagctttcaccatagccgacgtaagtggcctgatgtttatactttgagaatagcagggctggtgtgtgcatatgtgtgtgtgtgtgtgcatatatatatatgtgtgtgtgtgtgagattatcttcagagtgagtagtgactctagagtcatagtgagagaaactaagttaaccctctccttgatttcatgttgttgatagagaaggagaaccaggaaatgactCGGGGGGGAATGCAACGCCGCTCGGCCATGGCATCACCGCAACGTTTTGTGACATTCTTTCGGGAGTGATGTCAGGCTACATGTTAGGATTGGTGTTCTCCacatacctacgtacgtagccacagTGGACtattaacgcagaagcataattCAGCCTTAAGCCTAACCATAGGGGGTCAGCAGCTAAAGCTCTGTTTACTATTATCAAGCCATGAGATCACAGAAGGTCTAAACATCTGTCATCATTTACTATTATCAAGCCATGAGATCACAGAAGGTCTAAACATCTGTCATCAATTGGAAATCATAATTATCACAAAAGAATAGCTTTAAAACGGAGACTGTTAAAAGATCCATCTCAGGATTTTATCAATCAATATCAGATCTGGAGAAGCTTCAAAGTGAATGACCCTAAAGGTCTCTGCAGCTACCCATGATGCTTTGCTCCAGTGAATGACCCTACAGGTCTCTGCAGCTACCCATGATGCTTTACTCCAGTGAATGAACCTAACCCTACAGGTCTCTGCAGCTACCCATGATGCCTTGCTCCCGCTCCTCCTGTCGTCAATCGTTGGCCTCGCTGACCTTCTCGGCGAGGATTTCCTGGAAGGTGGAGAGCTGCTTCATCTGCTCCGTCTGCATCGAGTGTCTCCTCATCAGCTTCTTCTTCATCTTGAAGTCGGGGCCGCGTTTGGGCGAGGCGGGCGCCACCGGGACCAGGATCTTCCCGCTGGCGGCGCCGTGGCTGGGCGAGGCGCGGATGTCGGGGATGGGTCTCTGCGGGTTGATGTTGAGCGGCGGCAGGAAGCCCGGCCGCGTGTGGGAGATGTGATCCAATAGGAGCGTCCCAGAGCCGCGGCGCTCCAGGAGCCCCGGGGGACGCCGCCGCACAGCGAGCGGCGACACGGAGGCCGGGATGTTCTCCAGAGACTCCCGGGAAGAGCCAGGGAGCAGGCACAGCGGGGAGGCGTTATACCTGCAACGAAATGTAGTTCTAGTTTATTAAGACAGACACAATTAAAGGATAACTtgtcccaccagactccatgtaaataatcaggacttttagtgtgtatagagccagcatatctccaccagactccatgtaaataatcaggacttttagcgtgtatagagccagactctatgtaaataatcaatacttttagcgtgtataaagccagcatatttcctccagactccatgtaaataatcagtacttttagcatgtatagagccagcatatttccaccagactccatgtaaataatcaggacttttagcgtgtatagagccagactctatgtaaataatcaggacttttaatgtgtatagagccagactctatgtaaataatcaggacttttagtgtgtatagagccagcatatctccaccagactccatgtaaataatcaggacttttagcatgtatagagccagactctatgtaaataatcaatacttttagcgtgtataaagccagcatatctccaccagactccatgtaaataatcaggacttttagcgtgtatagagccagactctatgtaaataatcaatacttttagcgtgtataaagccagcatatttccaccagactccatgtaaataatcaggacttttagcgtgtatagagccagactctatgtaaataatcaggacttttagtgtgtatagagccagactctatgtaaataatcggtacttttagcgtgtatagagccagcatatttccaccagactccatgtaaataatcaggacttttagcgtgtatagagccagactctatgtaaataatcaggacttttagcgtgtatagagccagactctatgtaaataatcggtacttttagcgtgtatagaaccagcatatttccaccagactccatgtaaataatcagtacttttagcatgtatagagccagcatatttccaccagactccatgtaaataatcaggacttttagcgtttATAGAGccagactctatgtaaataatcaggacttttagcgtgtatagagccagactctatgtaaataatcggtacttttagcgtgtatagaaccagcatatttccacatgtaaatgggtgaattaagggtttatttcaaccaaaccagagtggtgattgttggaacagtggaaagatgaaccaagacggcttttgatagtttgatttagtttctgtccactttgaatgaagtgtgttttacgatgataaaagtcctgattatttacatggagtctgatgggtttggtgatggtgatttcagggctgtttcatgttaaactaaaaggatcttactctttaactaaaaggtctatctctgtagggatccatcccataatgttgtcagacacttagaataataatctgagtctgtcagcagcaacaacagaacctttagtgactctaactgctgctgaacattagtcctgtagggttaaagcccatgttgcaggttaaccaccactgttgattaatgggtacataaagcactcaacatatgtcatGTGTCATATGtcatcattgttaaaaatgtcaccaaatagtgttaaaggccagtttttaccgttttagtcgtttagtgggttttataacgcaattcggtgatgacgtcacgtggggagacgtgcctcagcctagtactagaactatggtgactgtgtatcagcctagtactagaactatggtgactgtgtatcagtctagtactagaactatggtgactgtgtatcagtctagtactagaactatggtgactgtgtatcagcctagtactagaactatggtgactgtgtatcagcctagtactagaactatggtgactgtgtatcagcctagtactagaactatggtgactgactgggatgaggaagaggtgtttttactgtcagtgaatagcactgagtgaaagtcaatgttttctttatatctagtgacagtgatcatgtcgttagttcagataagtactggtaatctagctagatctagaaatagaaggcatcatgctagctatgggctaacttgccagtcagtcccacctgtgaaatcccccgacgttgtaaacacattttgattagatatctcacgttttgatggacccaactagctccagtaacaacatatttgcctagtgttcatttattacttgggtggggatgctgttcggcttttcacaagtttagacagctagctaaagctacgccgacgttttgctaacgttagcgcaacaacgttagcctagacggctaggtaaatattacgactgccttctgagtttcctatatctgcgtccatgttgtcaacataagacctgtggcgttagtgctccttttgtaccataactgtattgaatgaaatgttaagcttcgctcctacgagatgggtgggtttttgttagctacgttacacacaaagttaactggctatagttagcctgtgctagcggaattagctaacgttgcgtagccagccagcagcttcggcagtagtttcggcgagctaaccacgacagctaacacatccacaagcgtctctatttcaaacatcactgcagattgactgcttttagcagcagaggttgattgtgggcgacaatactctCGTGGTTAGCTTACTGAAACTACtgccgattgccgaagttgctggctggttatgcaacatacaggctaactatagccagttagctttgtatgtagctaacaaaaacccacccatctcgcaggagcaaagcttaacatttcattcaataaaattatggtacaaaaggagcactaacgccacaggtcttatgttgacaacgtggacgcagatataggaaactccgaaggcagtcgtaatatttacctagctagcagtctaggctaacgctgttgcgctaacgttagcaaacgtcggtgtagctagctgtctaaacttgtgaaaagccgaacagcatccccgtccaagctgtgtttcaatttccctccaatattattatacacataataaagacacatggactcggtcgagaccaaaagccatattttgcaacaccagtggcacagaccgagaccatagacagtgaacagagaccagtggcacagatcgagaccatagacagtgaactgagacggggctttcgtctgtcgtctccccaacgtgacgtaatgcaatgcattgtgggggaaaagagaatcattgcaaaccgctgtaaaatagtactacttttttcgtattttattccgttttgtgatatccattgtatttgatgttgttgggtaacagtttaaatgtttattaccaacaagcaaattgcacaaattcattaaaaaataaaccctgcaacatgggctttaaggccgttttacagttgtgtggaggctccacgcagagctctctccgtagcctacggaagtggcctgatgtttatacttgtacGCTGGTGTGTGCTttgagccggcatgtgtgtgtgtggggagtgggtgatagagcgagggagaagtgagagagtgacggcgattaactttggagcgagtaccgactctagagtcatagtgagagaaacaaagtgtctcccctgttctttctgaccacggtgggaaatctggagcaggagaagttaaccctctccttacatttttcgagaggtgcgcgtcaggctacggcgtagggtccggcgtagacgcagaggggtctgcgggggtctGTGGGGGTCTGCGGGGCTACGCCGTCGATTTTACGCACGACTATAAAATGGCCTTTATGGtacgtctgtctgcctgtctgtctgtcagaatAAGGAGAAGGTGCGTCTGAAGGAGCGGGAGAAGGAGGCGAGGGAGTGAGAGGCTCGCCATAGTAACGGTCACctgtttgaatgaagtgtgttttacgatgctaaaagtcctgattatttacatggagtctggtggagatatgctggctctatacacgctaaaagtcctgattatttacatggagtctggtggaaatatactggctctatacacgctaaaagtcctgattatttacatggagtctggtgggtttggtaaTGGTGATTTCTGGGCtatccataatgttgtcagacactcatTTGACTTCAtccaaacattttacatttgatcGTACCTTCTGCGCTCCACGGACACACGTCCAGAGTCCGGCGAGCCGGGGATGGAGTCAGGGGACAGGTGCGTGTCGGACTCGTAGTGCTCCATGCGGGTCAGTTTGGGGTGAGCGAGACGGGCAGCGGCATTCTCCTGCGACTCTGGCGCCGTGTTCCTACGGTACAGGATCTGGTGCTGCTGCACCTTGTCGGCCCAGGAGGCGCCAGCGAGCGCCGCTGCGTAGTCCTCCGACACGGACCGGTCCATGAGTTTTGGCGAGCAGGGGTCGTGTGTCTCGATGCTGTGTCGCCGTGACAACAGCGGCCGCCCGGGCGTCAGCGGTTCTGCGATGGACAGACCGTTGATCTCGGCGATGGTCTGGCTCAGAGCGGCCCCCTCCTCCCGGGGAACGGCGCCCAGCACAGAGGGCGCCACAAGCCCCCAGGGCTCCGAGTTCAGCCGCTTCAGAAGCTTCTGCGCTGGGGCCGGACGCTTCTCGCCAGGCGGCCGAGCAGACGGTAACGGTAACGCCGACGTGAGCGCGAAGCTAAAGAAGCTCTCCCCGTCTTTGCGTTCGTCTCCCGCGGCCGGTGAGTCGGTGCCGATCTCCACGTCGGACGGCGACATGCACGCCAGCGAGTGCTTGTCCAAGCCCTCACTGGCTGGT
It includes:
- the LOC116058513 gene encoding ankyrin repeat domain-containing protein 34A; the encoded protein is MMRDGVRQGEGNALLKAVFQGKLRLARLLLEGGAYINEGNERGETPLTAACLASYDDPQARLKMVRYLLEKGADPNIPDKSGRTALMHACAERAGQDVVLLLLDNGADPSLKDYAGASALVHAINTGARETLQVLLDACKAKGQEVIIITSNTSPSGTKKTKQYLNSPPSEGLDKHSLACMSPSDVEIGTDSPAAGDERKDGESFFSFALTSALPLPSARPPGEKRPAPAQKLLKRLNSEPWGLVAPSVLGAVPREEGAALSQTIAEINGLSIAEPLTPGRPLLSRRHSIETHDPCSPKLMDRSVSEDYAAALAGASWADKVQQHQILYRRNTAPESQENAAARLAHPKLTRMEHYESDTHLSPDSIPGSPDSGRVSVERRRYNASPLCLLPGSSRESLENIPASVSPLAVRRRPPGLLERRGSGTLLLDHISHTRPGFLPPLNINPQRPIPDIRASPSHGAASGKILVPVAPASPKRGPDFKMKKKLMRRHSMQTEQMKQLSTFQEILAEKVSEAND